The following proteins come from a genomic window of Dreissena polymorpha isolate Duluth1 chromosome 1, UMN_Dpol_1.0, whole genome shotgun sequence:
- the LOC127834862 gene encoding uncharacterized protein LOC127834862 isoform X2, whose translation MIVKNNLENVLTELYTIVHWKKLGFSMYCALYPTVVRDARTNISLQDFIDDDGPEWAERIIERMTEPSWTMGWVQKIIRGHVTEEKYNMAMNTLFVKLHTSDPQSVIPTFHLLNHIRALPECNLELATRDYLGGMQPRAGHPGLPRRNAT comes from the exons ATGATCGTAAAGAATAACTTGGAAAATGTGCTGACTGAACTGTACACTATTGTACATTGGAAGAAATTGG GGTTCTCCATGTACTGCGCTCTGTACCCGACCGTAGTGAGAGATGCACGGACGAACATCAGTTTGCAAGACTTCATTGACGATGATGG GCCGGAGTGGGCGGAGCGTATTATTGAGCGCATGACGGAGCCCTCTTGGACGATGGGATGGGTGCAGAAAATAATCCGCGGTCATGTGACAGAGGAGAAATACAACATGGCGATGAACACACTGTTCGTGAAATTGCACACGTCGGACCCGCAGTCTGTCATTCCGACCTTTCATCTGCTGAATCACATCCGAG CTCTCCCGGAATGCAACCTAGAGCTGGCCACCCGGGACTACCTCGGAGGAATGCAACCTAGAGCTGGCCACCCGGGACTACCTCGGAGGAATGCAACCTAG
- the LOC127834862 gene encoding uncharacterized protein LOC127834862 isoform X1, translating into MYGVILKFNFDEILKGSQNHGCLVCIAIFIVEIWILKSIYRYLWSILRIECCGRNKNSSDLCDQVTKDPRITDEDLRGFPIHSLAVAVICEAISKGEDPYKFYCMIVKNNLENVLTELYTIVHWKKLGFSMYCALYPTVVRDARTNISLQDFIDDDGPEWAERIIERMTEPSWTMGWVQKIIRGHVTEEKYNMAMNTLFVKLHTSDPQSVIPTFHLLNHIRALPECNLELATRDYLGGMQPRAGHPGLPRRNAT; encoded by the exons ATGTATGGCGTGATATTGAAATTTAACTTCGATGAAATACTTAAAGGCAGTCAAAATCATGGCTGTCTCGTATGTATTGCGATTTTTATAGTTGAAATttggattttaaaatcaatatatagaTACCTTTGGTCGATATTGAGAATTGAATGCTGTGGGCGGAATAAAAACAGTTCGGATTTATGCGATC AAGTGACGAAAGATCCCCGAATAACCGACGAAGATTTACGGGGATTTCCGATTCACAGCCTGGCGGTTGCAGTCATTTGCGAGGCCATTTCAAAAGGAGAGGATCCGTACAAGTTTTACTGTATGATCGTAAAGAATAACTTGGAAAATGTGCTGACTGAACTGTACACTATTGTACATTGGAAGAAATTGG GGTTCTCCATGTACTGCGCTCTGTACCCGACCGTAGTGAGAGATGCACGGACGAACATCAGTTTGCAAGACTTCATTGACGATGATGG GCCGGAGTGGGCGGAGCGTATTATTGAGCGCATGACGGAGCCCTCTTGGACGATGGGATGGGTGCAGAAAATAATCCGCGGTCATGTGACAGAGGAGAAATACAACATGGCGATGAACACACTGTTCGTGAAATTGCACACGTCGGACCCGCAGTCTGTCATTCCGACCTTTCATCTGCTGAATCACATCCGAG CTCTCCCGGAATGCAACCTAGAGCTGGCCACCCGGGACTACCTCGGAGGAATGCAACCTAGAGCTGGCCACCCGGGACTACCTCGGAGGAATGCAACCTAG